The Hymenobacter sp. GOD-10R genome includes a window with the following:
- the hisH gene encoding imidazole glycerol phosphate synthase subunit HisH, with amino-acid sequence MEIAVIDYKGGNVQSVLFALERLGVQATLTSDEEVIRRADKILFPGEGEAASAMSELRAQGLDKLLPTLTQPFLGICLGMQLLGTYSEENDTDLLNILPFEVKRFPADAQHKVPHMGWNTLQRLRSPLFEGLQAEDYVYFVHSYYAPVGDYTIAEAEYPAPFSAAVQHRNFYAVQFHTEKSGPVGTRILENFLKL; translated from the coding sequence ATGGAAATAGCGGTTATTGATTACAAAGGCGGCAATGTGCAGTCGGTTTTGTTTGCCCTGGAGCGGCTAGGTGTGCAGGCTACTTTGACCTCGGATGAAGAGGTGATTCGCCGGGCCGATAAGATTCTGTTCCCCGGCGAAGGCGAAGCGGCCTCAGCTATGAGCGAGCTACGCGCCCAAGGTCTCGACAAGTTGCTGCCCACGCTGACGCAGCCTTTCCTAGGTATCTGCCTGGGCATGCAACTACTCGGCACGTACAGTGAAGAGAACGACACTGACCTACTGAACATCCTGCCGTTCGAGGTAAAACGCTTCCCCGCCGACGCCCAACACAAGGTGCCGCATATGGGATGGAATACCTTGCAGCGCCTCCGCTCGCCGTTGTTCGAGGGCCTGCAAGCCGAAGACTACGTCTACTTCGTGCATAGCTACTACGCCCCGGTAGGTGACTACACCATTGCCGAAGCGGAGTACCCAGCGCCCTTCAGCGCCGCCGTGCAGCACCGTAATTTCTACGCGGTGCAGTTTCACACCGAGAAGAGTGGCCCCGTCGGCACGCGCATACTAGAGAACTTCCTGAAGCTGTAA
- the hisF gene encoding imidazole glycerol phosphate synthase subunit HisF, translating to MLTKRIIPCLDVKDGRTVKGVRFEGLRDAGDPVALASRYAREGADELVFLDITATNQKRQTLVALVRDVARELDIPFTVGGGIGTVADVEALLLNGADKVSINSAALHRPELIDELARRFGSQCIVVAVDARYTPENGWQVYTRAGTHNTGHDAVEWSREVAARGAGEILLTSMSNDGTKDGFALDLTGAVAQAVSIPVVASGGAGSKQDFTAVFQQANADAGLAASIFHFGEIGIAELKQHLRADGIPVRL from the coding sequence ATGTTAACTAAACGCATTATTCCCTGTCTCGATGTGAAAGACGGCCGCACCGTGAAAGGGGTGCGCTTCGAAGGCTTGCGCGATGCCGGTGACCCAGTTGCCCTCGCTTCGCGCTACGCCCGCGAAGGCGCCGATGAACTCGTGTTCCTCGACATCACGGCCACCAATCAGAAGCGGCAGACGCTGGTAGCGCTGGTGCGCGACGTGGCCCGGGAACTGGATATTCCGTTCACCGTGGGGGGCGGGATTGGTACGGTAGCCGATGTGGAGGCGCTGCTGCTGAACGGCGCCGACAAAGTGAGCATCAATTCGGCTGCGCTGCACCGCCCCGAGCTGATTGATGAGCTAGCGCGTCGTTTCGGCTCGCAATGCATCGTGGTAGCGGTGGATGCGCGCTATACGCCGGAGAATGGCTGGCAGGTATACACCCGCGCCGGCACCCACAACACGGGCCATGATGCGGTTGAATGGTCACGCGAGGTGGCGGCGCGCGGCGCCGGCGAGATCCTACTGACTTCTATGAGTAACGACGGCACCAAAGACGGCTTTGCGCTGGATCTGACTGGCGCGGTAGCTCAGGCAGTTTCCATACCCGTCGTTGCCTCTGGTGGGGCCGGCAGCAAGCAGGACTTTACCGCCGTTTTTCAGCAAGCCAATGCCGATGCGGGCCTAGCTGCTAGCATCTTTCACTTCGGCGAAATTGGCATTGCCGAGCTCAAGCAGCACCTGCGTGCTGATGGTATTCCGGTGCGGCTGTAG
- a CDS encoding AAA family ATPase — protein MQLVVFCGIQATGKSTFYQRQFFHSHVRISMDLLRTRNRERRMLELCLETKMRCVIDNTNPTRAERAVYIEPARAAGFEVVGYFFQSIAAEALVRNQQRPPERQVPDRGIKGTRNRLEPPSRAEGFDHLYFVRIGADQEFVVTEWRDEV, from the coding sequence ATGCAGCTCGTGGTTTTCTGCGGCATTCAGGCAACGGGAAAGTCAACCTTTTACCAGCGTCAGTTCTTCCATTCGCACGTGCGCATCAGTATGGATCTGTTGCGCACGCGCAATCGGGAGCGGCGAATGCTCGAATTGTGCCTGGAAACCAAGATGCGTTGCGTCATCGACAATACCAACCCGACCCGTGCCGAGCGCGCCGTTTACATCGAGCCGGCGCGGGCTGCGGGGTTTGAGGTGGTTGGGTACTTCTTTCAGTCAATAGCCGCCGAAGCCTTGGTGCGAAACCAGCAGCGCCCGCCTGAACGGCAGGTACCGGACCGCGGTATTAAAGGCACGCGCAACCGGCTGGAGCCGCCAAGCCGGGCGGAAGGATTTGACCATTTGTACTTTGTGCGCATTGGCGCGGATCAGGAATTTGTTGTAACCGAGTGGCGAGATGAAGTTTGA
- the hisB gene encoding bifunctional histidinol-phosphatase/imidazoleglycerol-phosphate dehydratase HisB, producing the protein MKKVLFIDRDGTILIEPQPSQQIDALTPDKFQFLPGAISNLARIAGELDYELVLVSNQDGLGTDSFPEDTFWPAHNLMLDILRGEGVEFAREHIDRSFPHENLATRKPGIGMLGRYFEAEHNYDLQNSFVIGDRLTDVELAQNLGCQSILLREEADPRAALTTTSWNEIFQFLRLPARRAVVQRDTNETKIRVELNLDGAGRPQMHTGLGFFDHMLDQLSKHSGVDMKIDVQGDLHIDEHHTIEDTAIALGEAFTQALGDKRGLARYGFLLPMDDALAQAAIDFSGRPWLVWDAEFKRERVGDMPTEMFYHFFKSFSDAARCNLNIKCEGENEHHKIESIFKAVAKSIKMALVRDAAKMEIPSTKGIL; encoded by the coding sequence ATGAAAAAAGTCCTTTTTATCGACCGCGACGGCACCATCCTCATTGAGCCGCAGCCAAGCCAGCAGATCGACGCGCTGACGCCGGATAAATTTCAGTTTTTGCCGGGTGCTATTTCCAACCTAGCCCGCATTGCCGGTGAGCTCGACTACGAGCTGGTGCTGGTGAGCAACCAGGATGGCCTCGGCACCGACAGCTTTCCGGAAGATACCTTCTGGCCGGCCCATAACCTGATGCTCGACATTCTGCGCGGGGAAGGAGTGGAGTTTGCGCGCGAGCACATCGACCGCAGCTTCCCGCACGAAAACCTAGCCACGCGCAAGCCCGGCATCGGCATGCTAGGCCGTTACTTCGAGGCCGAGCACAACTACGACCTGCAAAACTCCTTCGTCATCGGCGACCGGCTCACCGACGTGGAACTCGCCCAGAACCTAGGGTGTCAATCGATTTTGCTGCGCGAAGAAGCTGACCCGCGCGCCGCCCTCACCACTACGAGCTGGAATGAAATTTTTCAGTTCCTGCGGTTGCCTGCTCGTCGTGCCGTCGTGCAGCGCGACACAAACGAAACCAAGATTCGCGTGGAGCTGAACCTCGACGGCGCCGGTCGCCCTCAGATGCACACTGGCCTAGGTTTCTTCGATCACATGCTCGATCAACTCAGCAAGCACTCGGGCGTCGACATGAAGATTGACGTGCAAGGCGACCTGCACATCGACGAGCACCACACCATCGAGGATACGGCCATTGCCTTGGGCGAAGCTTTCACGCAAGCCCTCGGCGACAAGCGTGGCCTCGCCCGCTACGGTTTTTTACTCCCCATGGACGACGCCCTCGCCCAAGCTGCTATCGATTTTTCGGGCCGGCCGTGGCTGGTGTGGGATGCTGAATTTAAGCGCGAGCGAGTAGGCGATATGCCCACCGAAATGTTTTACCATTTCTTCAAGAGCTTCTCTGATGCGGCCCGTTGCAACCTCAACATTAAGTGTGAAGGAGAGAACGAGCACCATAAGATCGAGTCCATTTTCAAAGCCGTAGCTAAGTCGATTAAGATGGCGCTGGTGCGTGATGCAGCCAAGATGGAGATACCTAGCACGAAGGGTATCTTGTAG
- a CDS encoding tRNA(His) guanylyltransferase Thg1 family protein produces MKFDELDTRMRVFETAHDHCVLPGLYLVARLDGRGFTRLTKEVHPFEAPFDERMRELMTSTVTHLLGCGFRISYGYTQSDEISLLLHPEENTFGRKLRKYNSVLAGEASAAFSLKLGAVGVFDCRISQLPREQDVVDYFRWRQEDAGRNALNAHCYWALRKQGQSVAEATGQVLGIGTAAKHDLLFAHGINYNSVPAWQKRGVGLYWETYDKPGFNPLTQETVHTVRRRLKTDLELPLGEAYASFIQTLLHQEQGQES; encoded by the coding sequence ATGAAGTTTGATGAGCTAGACACCCGCATGCGCGTGTTTGAAACGGCCCACGACCATTGTGTTCTGCCGGGCCTTTACCTAGTTGCTCGTCTGGATGGTCGCGGCTTCACGCGCCTCACCAAGGAAGTGCACCCGTTTGAAGCGCCGTTCGATGAACGCATGCGCGAGTTGATGACCAGTACCGTGACGCACTTGCTCGGCTGCGGCTTCCGCATCTCGTACGGCTACACGCAGAGCGACGAAATTTCGCTGCTCCTGCATCCCGAGGAAAATACCTTCGGCCGGAAGCTGCGCAAGTATAACTCCGTTTTGGCCGGCGAAGCCTCCGCGGCGTTTTCGCTGAAGCTAGGTGCAGTCGGCGTGTTCGACTGCCGCATTTCGCAATTACCACGCGAACAAGATGTCGTCGATTATTTCCGGTGGCGTCAGGAAGATGCTGGCCGCAATGCCCTAAACGCCCATTGCTATTGGGCGCTGCGGAAACAAGGTCAGTCAGTGGCGGAGGCGACCGGTCAAGTACTGGGGATAGGCACTGCGGCCAAGCACGATCTGCTGTTCGCGCACGGCATCAACTACAACAGCGTGCCCGCTTGGCAGAAACGCGGCGTGGGGTTGTACTGGGAAACCTACGACAAACCCGGCTTCAACCCGCTCACCCAGGAAACGGTGCATACGGTTCGCCGCCGGCTGAAAACTGATTTGGAGTTGCCGCTAGGAGAAGCGTATGCTTCGTTCATCCAAACCCTGCTGCACCAGGAGCAAGGGCAGGAAAGCTAG
- the hisA gene encoding 1-(5-phosphoribosyl)-5-[(5-phosphoribosylamino)methylideneamino]imidazole-4-carboxamide isomerase translates to MEIIPAIDLINGQCVRLTEGDFAQQTTYDNDPLAVAQRFEQHGVRRLHLVDLDGARAKQPVNLPVLERIARHTQLTIDFGGGLQSEQAVRQAFDAGAAQITAGSIAVREPETVRTWLQTFGAEKVIVGADFRNNYISINAWAEQSERTLAEFIGEYLAVGATTFVCTDVSKDGKLQGPALASYQTLRTQFPAAQLVASGGVTTIADVEALAEAGLYGAIIGKAIYEGTIQLEELRRFL, encoded by the coding sequence ATGGAAATAATACCCGCTATTGACTTGATAAATGGCCAGTGTGTACGACTGACCGAGGGCGATTTTGCCCAGCAAACCACCTACGACAATGACCCGCTGGCCGTCGCGCAGCGCTTCGAGCAGCACGGCGTGCGGCGCCTGCACCTGGTGGACTTGGATGGAGCCCGGGCCAAGCAGCCGGTAAACTTGCCGGTGCTGGAGCGCATTGCCCGCCACACCCAACTGACGATTGACTTTGGCGGCGGGCTGCAAAGTGAGCAGGCCGTACGCCAAGCGTTCGACGCTGGCGCGGCCCAAATCACGGCCGGCAGCATTGCCGTGCGCGAGCCCGAAACGGTGCGGACCTGGCTCCAAACCTTCGGCGCGGAGAAGGTTATTGTGGGCGCTGACTTTCGGAATAATTATATTTCCATCAACGCCTGGGCCGAGCAAAGTGAGCGGACGCTAGCTGAGTTTATCGGGGAATACCTAGCAGTTGGGGCCACTACCTTTGTGTGTACCGACGTGAGCAAAGACGGTAAGCTGCAAGGCCCCGCTTTAGCTAGCTACCAGACTCTGCGGACGCAGTTCCCGGCCGCGCAACTGGTAGCCAGCGGCGGGGTGACTACCATCGCGGATGTGGAGGCGTTGGCCGAGGCGGGTCTATACGGCGCTATCATTGGCAAGGCGATTTACGAAGGCACGATTCAATTAGAAGAGTTGCGCCGGTTTCTGTAG